ccgCTGCGCCGCCCGGCGGACCGCTGGAATGGAATCACAACATTATTGTCGATAGTCGTAATAAAGAGGAAGACTAATaaagacgtggcttgattgtgtgaaagaagatatgagagagtgtggagtggatcaggatatgacagaggatagggtaaaatggcgtgctaTGTATGACGctcaaagccgaccctaaataaggacaAGGCTAGGAAGGAAGGAGTCGTAATATAAGTCTACCGCCATTTCCTAAAGGCTCTGTCACTAAAGAGAATAGCGAGGCTCTGGAGGGATTAAATACTGTTACTTACGGAATTGATTGCGCTTCATTATGATGACGTAGTTTTTAGTGAGTAATTCTAATAACacaataaatgtatgtatatgcgTCCACTACTGGGCAATTGGGCATATATCTCTACAGGAATTTTCTCTCACTCAACGTTCTCTGGCCCACGACATATTTcgaaaattatgtaaaatatatgtaGCCCACCTCGAGGGCTACCggctacatattttatgtcgaGGGTTGAGATGATGTTGAAAGATCGGCAAGGGCGGGAGAAATGTCACAATGTCCCAAGGTAGTCACAGGTAGTAGGAGTCGCGCGCGCGGTACACTCCGGGCCGGGTAGTGACACCTGGCGGGGGGTAGTCACTCACGTGTAGGGCTGCGTGAGGTAGTCGGCCAGCTCCTGCAGGTAGTTGCGCGGCACGAGGCCCAGCTGCCCGCGGGAGTCGCGCGCGCGGTACCACTCCGGGTCGGACGCGGGCCGCTCCACGATCTCGAGCCGGTCGCCCTTCTCGAACGATAGTTCTTGCTCGTTGTTGGACGTGAACGAGTATAGCGCCACCTGGTGGGGGGTGAGGACGTTAACGTAAGAGTAAACATTCGAAAGccaacataagtacctataaactaaactaaataagGGATACAATTAGCCAGATCGCCGTTGTTGTCGAGAAAAGTAGGTAGAGAGTAGAGACTGGCCGCATATAAGCCAAGTTAAGAGCCAGTCTTTGACGATTTTAAGTATGCTTAGTCACCAAAATACTTCTGGTTTTCAAAACCACTGAAATAATGGTAAATTTTACAACCAAAATTGTATTGAAACAATCATAACTGCATAACGACTTTTGCAGTTCACTGCGTGGGCAGACTGATGTTGTTTCGTTTAACGTTTTGCCCAACTCTTTTCAGCACAACATTAAACTTCCCTAAAGTACTTCGTTGAAGCCTGCAAAGCAATATACTCACCACGATGTCCAGCACGTTCTCGGCCATGGCGTACGTGTGCACGGGGTCGTCGTTGTCGCCCTCCTCACTCGTGTAGTTCGACGGGAACCTGCGGGAATAAAtcattcattaattaaaagtGATTACTTAATAGAATAAAGTAGTATAAGTATAAtccatttattaattaaaataagttacattTATAACTTAATAGATCTTCTTATAGTATCGGTAACAAGCACATTGGTAGACTATGGCTCATCACCATGGACCATGGTAAAAGATTATTCATGCCCAGAATGCGCCGGACGTATATAGAGAAGAGGTTTAAATTCCATACGTAACTCAAGGAGGCTCTTTGTGAATTCATATTATGTATGAGTTGGTTATCACCATGTCACATTTTAACAAACATCATGATGCATTCTATCCGTTTCAGAACCACTACAAGTATACCACAAGCAGCCTTTATTACAGCTGTCTAACACAGCACACAAACCAACAACACAACAATCACTCACCACCCAGTATGCCCCTGGTACTGCCCCCGCCACCAGCCATCGTTACTCTTCTCCAGTATCAGTATCCTGGTGCCCTTGGTCAGTGCCAGTTCATCTGGCTGCTGCGCCTGGTAGTTGTACTTGACCACGGCGGTGCCCAGCGCCTCGGCGGGCTCGGGGCGCGCCGCGCGCGGGGAGtcgcccccgccccgcacTGGGGAGCTGTTGGAGGGGAGCGTCTTGGAGCCGGAGCCCTTTTTCACTTTCTTCTTGATGCtggaattaaaaattaaggGTTTGGGGTCAATAGTGGGGTTCTATTCTGAGAAAGGGTGAAGTTCCAGTATGTGGCTTTCTGCAGTgcaacctttgtacatatcaaTAAAGGGGCTTTATTACTGGCTAGTAGTTGTGTAAGATTagctattaaattaaaaggtTTACTGGAGGATTTACTTACTAGAATgattataacataataaacataattaatatagaCTTTGGGACTGATTATAATGACTGTGACAATAGTGTCAAAAAAAGAGAGGAGGTATAAGTTCTGTAATGCCTCAACTGATACTgctaaaagttatttaaaacaagctcgaaaatataaattttaaatgtatcctatgtaatatttaattacttacaagTTGCAAAGTGGTGTTGAAAATGTTGCTTCTAGCATAGTGCGAAAGTTAAAGTAAGTTACATTTTAACTAAAAGCAAACATTTACACAAGTTCAAAACTATAAGAATAGTACATTATAGCGTAAAAATGATATTTCATGCTATATGGCTGTTAACTTTTAAATGTAGCATGAACATTCATGACCTTCCTTCGAATTTTGAGCAAATTCTGATGTAATCGTCTTTGTAATTACGTTGTAAGCTAATTAAGAAAATGACATCATTATACATTCATTTCACAATGCACCCATGTTTATAATCATTAGTATTTAGAAATTGGCATATTTTACGTTTAGATATGACTGTGCTATTTTGCTATATGATTGTAAGTATGTTATTTTGCAAATTTTACTGTAACACATATGTATAGTTGTAAGGTAATTACAGCTTTAAATTTAAGGCAGCAATTACAGGGTGGtcttaatataataagtaccaCATGATTCTCACCTATCAAACAAAGAAGGCTTCTCCTTCTTGACGTAGTTGCTGGGCACGTATCCGGACTGGCTGCGAGCATTCTGCACGCGCCACCAGTGCTTGGAGTCGTCCAGCAGCAGGTAGCGCTCGTTCTTGCGCAGGTCCAGCTCCTGAGCCCCCTGGGCCGCATAGTCGTACTTTGCTACTACGTAGCAGACGTCATCCTGGAAGGAGGTGAAGAGGTTTGGTGAGGTGTGTTTGGCCTCTTGAATTTAGTGGAAAGTGTTAGTAGGTATTCTAgccataaatttaaatttcttaAATAATGATTGGCTGTAggaatacatacctacatattttttgtactaATGTGCTAATCTAAGTTTTGAGCATGTTAAAGTTTAATTGATTATTGTACCACTTAACTGCCACAAGCTTGGCTAtaccttaaaaataaactatggGAATTCTGGTATAAGTAAAAAGTACAAGCAGCAATAGCATAGGTGATAGTCCTGTGTATCAGCTTcctgcataccaaatttcatgaATAACATCCATACAaattttagtatttataataatgttgatTTTTTCTGTCTTGTCTTGTTTGGAAAGCTAGGCATATCTACATAATGTTCTAAAGATAAGTTTTTAACACAGTCATAATAACTATAATCTATAATTACAATAGATATCTAGGAAGTCAGTCATTCACCTCAGTAATATGAAGTGATCAGAAATAAAAAGCCTTGAGAAAAAGTTAATTCCATATTACATGATctcatgaaaaaaaattgttgctgtTGGCACCCGTAACTGTTGAACAGGAAGTTCTAATTATAAGAGTTGACTACTTTCATTAAATGATGAGGCTGGCTAGATGGCGGAGTTAGCATTGGTATGgggatttgtttattttataaaaggtCAAGAGAGACTTGAACAAATATTGTTGTCTGTTTAAATAGAAAGCAGTATAGCAACcagtatgaataataatttatcattcCAATCAAATTGATATAGAAAAAAAGTGTTTCTATGTCAAGGAGGTCTGGTAGCAAGTAGTGTGGGGGCAGGTAGGTGGACACTGACAGATGTTGGTCGAGAGACTGTATGATGGAGAGCAGCCTGGGGGCAGGCTCCCTTGTGCTGCAGGTACCTGCGCCTTCCCGTGGCGGGTGCTGGCCATGGCGTGCGGCGCCGGCAGCGGCTTGTTGGCCCACACCGAGTCTGCGGCGCGCACCGAGCGCGTCTCCAACATGACCCGCGCGGGTCCGCCCTCTCACGCCTGCATCACGACCGCCCGGCGCTGCCGCACACCATCCACTCACGACCACCACACCAGATCGATACACACAACACTCTGCACCACAAAAACCAACTATTGTTTACTATGGGACGTGAGAAAATCCGATCGAAAGCTAGCCTCCAGCGAAAGGAGAAGTGCACCGAACCGAGGATCCACACCAGCCTTCGAGAGAACGATGTGGTTTGGCAATATCCGTCGCGACCTTGTTCGTGGCCTTAAATTTACAATTTCATTAGAAGAATCACACAGTATTGTAAAACTAATgggatttttatgaaaattttaacATCAGTCGGTGGGGCATCGACGACGAATcaatagacaaaaaaaaaacttttttttgcgTTCCATTCATGAAGATCTTTTTGACAGAAGATTATGTTATCTCAATACGGTTTATTTCAAAAGCCCAATAAGACCATTACAAACATAGACCTAATAATTTTCACTACTTTGCTAGGTGCTGACTACCTAAAAGCAGTATATTtaagaattaattattttaatctatGTTAGTACATACTTTGCATAG
This is a stretch of genomic DNA from Plutella xylostella chromosome 4, ilPluXylo3.1, whole genome shotgun sequence. It encodes these proteins:
- the LOC105384796 gene encoding cytoplasmic protein NCK1, with translation MLETRSVRAADSVWANKPLPAPHAMASTRHGKAQDDVCYVVAKYDYAAQGAQELDLRKNERYLLLDDSKHWWRVQNARSQSGYVPSNYVKKEKPSLFDSIKKKVKKGSGSKTLPSNSSPVRGGGDSPRAARPEPAEALGTAVVKYNYQAQQPDELALTKGTRILILEKSNDGWWRGQYQGHTGWFPSNYTSEEGDNDDPVHTYAMAENVLDIVVALYSFTSNNEQELSFEKGDRLEIVERPASDPEWYRARDSRGQLGLVPRNYLQELADYLTQPYTGPPGGAAGAGGGAAGRPWYYGAVTRTQCDTLLNQHGHDGDFLIRDSETNVGDYSVSLKAPGRNKHFRVHVEGSLYCIGQRKFHTLDQLVAHYQRAPIYTNKQGEKLYLVRPLPRANQPC